From a region of the Calliphora vicina chromosome 4, idCalVici1.1, whole genome shotgun sequence genome:
- the LOC135958269 gene encoding E3 ubiquitin-protein ligase trul-1-like codes for MQILNIVCPICTEVFKNADDIYSTSCGHIFHLSCMSDWQRRGTSCPQCRHYNPTTHKLYLSFDDAEESSEKLQEIELKLKSSNEKNAQLLDQMNETELNFLHIQEQYTTCEQARRDLEERIRQMFDSEDNFLHLQGQYTESSELVKELQDQIQVLSIENECKAKELRLKCLEIESLKAGLEPGQRTLTDSILSDKIRILEQKLKHISAEFEKEIKNSTQLSIEKMKLQSYVDHLKSVENTKENVQKQTCKENLVKNRPNQKNANVMKKLNTNKTSNQVNNDTANCVFIKALPLDQLTIPVENVIISLASKMSVSISPEDLVKVNVVNNSQEQKSSNVQLLVEFKSNHLKSKFLSNKQVLKNYPSTNSITIGNYVSDELHSLLMYAKIKLRNNGFNHIFYKNNHVMAKKHHSDPRCIRIINKAHVDSLQNNKNVESETTPPAKQNNKNVESETTPPAKPNECNIDENYYQL; via the exons ATGCAGATACTAAATATTGTGTGTCCAATATGTAcagaagttttcaaaaatgccGATGATATTTATAGCACCAGTTGTGGACATATTTTTCACTTATCCTGCATGAGCGACTGGCAAAGGCG AGGAACAAGTTGCCCCCAGTGTCGTCATTACAATCCAACAACCCATAAACTGTATTTAAGTTTTGATGATGCAGAAGAAAGTTCGGAAAAACTACAAGAAATTGAGTTGAAGCTGAAAAGTTCAAACGAAAAAAATGCACAACTTCTTGATCAAATGAATGAAaccgaattaaattttttgcacaTTCAGGAACAGTATACAACATGTGAACAGGCAAGAAGAGATCTTGAGGAGAGAATCAGACAAATGTTTGATAGTGAAGACAACTTTTTACATCTTCAGGGACAGTACACGGAATCGTCGGAACTAGTTAAAGAACTGCAAGATCAGATACAAGTATTGTCAATTGAAAATGAATGCAAAGCCAAAGAGCTGAGGttaaaatgtttggaaattGAATCGTTGAAAGCTGGGTTGGAGCCCGGACAGAGGACATTGACTGATAGCATTCTAAGTGATAAAATAAGGATTTTAGAACAGAAATTGAAACATATATCAGCTGAGTTcgaaaaggaaataaaaaatagtactCAACTATCGATAGAAAAAATGAAGTTGCAAAGTTACGTTGACCACTTAAAATCTGTGGAGAATACAAAAGAAAACGTTCAAAAACAAACTTGTAaagaaaatttggtgaaaaatcgCCCGAATCAGAAAAATGCAAATGTAATGAAGAAActgaatacaaataaaacttcaAATCAAGTAAATAATGATACAGCCAATTGTGTCTTTATAAAAGCCCTTCCTTTAGATCAACTTACAATACCTGTTGAAAATGTTATTATCAGCCTGGCATCAAAAATGTCTGTCTCCATATCTCCGGAGGATCTGGTTAAAGTAAATGTTGTTAATAATAGCCAAGAACAAAAATCATCGAATGTCCAATTGTTGGTTGAATTTAAAAGTAAtcatttaaaatctaaatttctttcaaataaacaagttttgaaaaattatccATCTACCAATTCTATTACAATTGGAAATTATGTCAGCGATGAACTCCATTCACTGCTTATGTATGCTAAGATAAAGCTTAGAAATAATGGATtcaatcatattttttataaaaacaatcatGTTATGGCAAAGAAACATCATAGTGATCCTAGGTGTATACGCATAATTAATAAAGCCCATGTGGAcagtttacaaaataataaaaatgtagaaTCGGAAACAACTCCTCCagccaaacaaaataataaaaatgtggaATCGGAAACAACTCCTCCAGCCAAACCTAATGAATgtaatattgatgaaaattactATCAACTATAA
- the usp gene encoding protein ultraspiracle, whose protein sequence is MDNGEQDAGFRLAPMSPQEIKPDISLLNENNTSSYSPKPGSPNPFAIGLQAINAVAAATANQNQMLQTTPPQQQQQYPPNHPLSGSKHLCSICGDRASGKHYGVYSCEGCKGFFKRTVRKDLTYACREDRNCIIDKRQRNRCQYCRYQKCLACGMKREAVQEERQRGTRAANARAGVSAAAGGGGGGGVSSVVGGGGEDFKPSSSLRDLTIERIIEAEQKAESLSGDNVLPFLRVGNNSMVQHDYKGAVSHLCQMVNKQLFQMVEYARRTPHFTHLQREDQILLLKAGWNELLIANVAWCSIESLDAEYASPGTVHDGSFGRRSPVRQPQQLFLNQNFSYHRNSAIKANVVSIFDRILSELSIKMKRLNIDRSELSCLKAIILFNPDIRGLKCRADVEVCREKIYACLDEHCRTEHPGDDGRFAQLLLRLPALRSISLKCLDHLFFFRLIGERALEQLIAEQLDAPVC, encoded by the coding sequence ATGGATAACGGCGAGCAAGATGCTGGATTCCGATTGGCACCGATGTCACCGCAAGAAATAAAGCCAGACATTTCActactaaatgaaaataatactagTAGCTATTCACCTAAACCTGGAAGTCCTAATCCATTTGCAATTGGATTGCAGGCAATAAATGCAGTTGCTGCCGCCACAGCCAACCAAAATCAAATGCTGCAAACCACACCaccacaacagcagcagcagtatcCACCCAATCACCCACTGAGTGGTTCGAAACATTTATGTTCCATATGTGGAGATCGCGCCAGTGGAAAACACTACGGTGTCTACAGTTGTGAGGGCTGTAAAGGGTTCTTTAAACGCACAGTACGCAAGGACTTGACGTATGCATGTCGTGAGGACAGAAATTGCATTATTGATAAAAGACAAAGAAATCGCTGCCAATACTGTCGTTATCAGAAGTGTTTAGCTTGCGGTATGAAAAGGGAGGCCGTCCAAGAAGAACGACAACGTGGTACTCGGGCAGCTAACGCTCGAGCAGGAGTCAGCGCTGCTGCCGGAGGAGGAGGTGGTGGCGGTGTAAGCAGTGTTGTTGGCGGTGGGGGTGAAGACTTTAAGCCTAGCAGTTCATTACGTGATCTCACTATCGAACGCATCATTGAGGCCGAGCAAAAGGCCGAATCACTGAGCGGTGATAATGTGTTGCCCTTTTTGCGCGTGGGCAACAACTCCATGGTTCAGCACGATTACAAAGGTGCTGTATCTCATCTCTGCCAGATGGTTAACAAACAACTCTTCCAAATGGTAGAGTATGCTCGTCGTACACCACATTTCACACATTTGCAGCGTGAAGATCAGATACTTCTACTGAAGGCTGGTTGGAATGAATTGCTCATTGCAAATGTTGCCTGGTGCAGTATTGAATCTCTAGATGCCGAATATGCCTCGCCCGGCACAGTTCATGACGGTTCGTTTGGTCGGCGTTCACCAGTGCGTCAGCCCCAGCAACTCTTCCTTAATCAGAATTTCTCGTATCATCGCAACAGTGCCATTAAGGCCAATGTTGTTTCCATTTTCGACCGCATCCTTTCAGAGTTGAGCATCAAAATGAAACGTCTAAACATCGACAGATCGGAGCTGTCTTGCCTAAAGGCAATAATTCTCTTTAATCCTGACATACGTGGCCTCAAATGCCGCGCCGACGTAGAAGTGTGTCGCGAAAAAATATATGCCTGTCTGGACGAACACTGCCGCACTGAACATCCAGGTGATGATGGTCGTTTCGCTCAGCTGCTGCTGCGGTTGCCCGCTTTGCGTTCCATCAGCCTCAAATGTCTCGATCATTTGTTTTTCTTCCGTTTAATAGGCGAAAGAGCATTGGAGCAGTTAATTGCTGAGCAATTGGATGCCCCCGTCTGCTAA